A genomic window from Gossypium hirsutum isolate 1008001.06 chromosome D12, Gossypium_hirsutum_v2.1, whole genome shotgun sequence includes:
- the LOC107916723 gene encoding protein DETOXIFICATION 3 isoform X3, translating to METLCGQAYGAKQYQKFGSYTYCAIMCLIPICLPVCLLWVFMDKLLVLTGQDPEIAKMAWRYGIWLIPALFPYSILQSQVRYFQTQSLILPMLFVSLATLCFHVPVCWVLVFKSGLENTGAALSIGLSYWLNVILLGFHMRYSASCEKTRCFILKDVFSSVKHFFRFGIPSAVMLCLEWWSFEILILLSGLLPDAELQTSVISICFTSSSLHYYIPFGISVAASTRVSNELGGGNPEAAQISTIVVTLVTLAEAVIASVILFCCRHIFGYAYSDDKEVVNNVAKMVPLMCLSIIMDSLHVVLAGIVRGIGWQHIGAYANLGAYYLVGIPMGVLGAFVLHLRAEGLWLGMVCGSTVQGILLALVSIFTNWKNQAIKARERMLDGTHVHGSF from the exons TACTGCGCAATAATGTGTCTAATTCCAATTTGTCTTCCGGTGTGCCTGCTGTGGGTATTCATGGACAAGCTATTAGTGCTAACGGGGCAAGACCCTGAAATTGCGAAGATGGCTTGGAGATACGGGATATGGCTTATTCCTGCGTTATTCCCCTACTCCATTCTTCAATCTCAAGTTCGATATTTCCAGACCCAGAGCTTGATTCTTCCAATGCTCTTCGTTTCACTCGCAACTCTATGCTTCCATGTCCCCGTTTGTTGGGTTCTGGTATTCAAATCCGGGTTAGAAAATACAGGAGCAGCACTGTCCATTGGCTTGTCTTACTGGTTAAATGTAATCTTGCTTGGTTTCCACATGAGATACTCAGCCTCCTGTGAGAAAACTCGTTGTTTCATCCTCAAGGATGTATTTTCGAGTGTCAAGCATTTCTTTCGCTTTGGAATTCCTTCTGCTGTAATGCTTTG TCTTGAATGGTGGTCTTTTGAGATTCTTATACTCCTTTCCGGACTCCTACCCGATGCAGAGCTCCAAACATCAGTTATCTCTATATG CTTTACAAGTTCGTCTCTACATTACTACATACCATTTGGGATAAGTGTTGCTGCAAG CACTAGGGTATCGAATGAGTTAGGTGGCGGAAATCCAGAAGCAGCACAAATTTCTACCATTGTTGTGACGCTTGTTACACTTGCAGAAGCAGTAATTGCAAGCGTAATTCTTTTCTGTTGCCGACACATATTCGGATATGCATACAGTGATGACAAGGAAGTAGTCAATAATGTGGCAAAAATGGTTCCCCTAATGTGCCTATCAATTATCATGGACAGCTTACACGTGGTACTTGCTG GCATTGTGAGAGGAATTGGGTGGCAGCATATTGGAGCTTATGCAAATCTTGGGGCATATTATCTTGTTGGAATACCGATGGGAGTATTAGGTGCATTTGTTTTGCATTTGAGAGCGGAAGGTCTTTGGCTTGGAATGGTGTGTGGATCCACCGTACAAGGAATCCTCCTTGCTTTAGTATCCATTTTCACAAATTGGAAAAACCAG GCAATAAAGGCTAGGGAGAGAATGTTAGATGGGACACATGTTCATGGATCATTTTAA